The window CAGAAGACGGATACCCCGCACACTGACAGAGAAAAGGGCAACAATTAGATCAaacttgagagagagagagagagagagagagagcttaccTTTTAAATTTTGCTTATACAAAGAAGCTAGTCCATGGGAAAAACCAACAACCTCCTCTTTCGGGCGTAAAGACATTTGGTGATGGGGATGAGGCCAAGACGTTTCGAGAAGAGGTAATACACGAACATTGTAATATCTATCACGCAAAGCTTCAAGAGCATTGTAAAAATCTGTTCCTTGTTTGACATTTCcagagaaaacaaacaaatcccTTGGTTGGAAATAGGTGGCAGTATTATCCAACGCCCACAAAACAATGTCCAGTGACATTTTATGAGCTCGAGGAGCACCTAGTTCCGCTTGTTGGGGAATGATGGTGATTCCGAGACTTGTAAAAGCATCAACCCATCCTTCCGGGAAGGAGGAGGTTTCGGTATCAACAACATAAGCCATGATTGAGAACTCATCATCGAAACACAAGGACGTTCTAATGTAGGAATTTAAACGATAAGGATCACAAGCCAACAGGAGGGATTCCGGCAGGTCCAAGAAGACACCTGGGCTGTTGTATATCTGGATGGGAGGAGAGGGCAGGGGGCTGGTTTGGATGGGAGGATAGTATAGAGGCGGGGGTTTGGTTTGGATGGGAGGATAAAACAGAGGAGGGACGACGACCTCTCTTGCCATTGGTGTCATCAAGTCTTCTTGTAATAATAGGCTTTTGTAAAGAGATTCGAACCTAACAGTATTATCTAGCAGGTTGGGTGATGATGATAGGGAGGTATCTTCATCAGGGACTGCTAAGCGAACCTTGTAGGCATTTCTCAGGCCTTCGAGAAAAACGAGTAAACTCGGTTCAATCTGACTTATGATTACCATAAAAGTAATCTTGCCAAAATTTGGGAGGAAACCCGAATCCGCATCCCACCATGCCATGTCACGTAACATAAAACGATGCCTCTCTGAAACGAACGAACGTCCATacagaattattattattattattattataacaaaaaaccattattattattattattattatatcagGAGGAGATCAATAAAACTAACCTGGTTGAGTAACGATGTTAATCCCGGCTTTCTCATAGGCTGATTTATCCGGGAAGGTTTCCGAATTACTGACATAAGCCATGATTGACAAATAATGGTTAATACAACCCATCTTCTCGAGAATTAATTTCATTCTGTGGTAAATCGTTTCAGGAGCAAGACCCTTTGGAAAAGGGAAATCCACCGCGTCCCAGAACACACGCGTGCAGTACTCtgcgacaaaaaaaaaggttttaactttttacGTAACGCATAAAACAATCTataatacatacatacatattcccagagagagagagataagagagCTTCTACCTGGTTCGGATGACATAACTGGACTTTAGCAGCGAGAAGGAGGATCAATTAGGGCAGAGGAGAGTAGTCACCATTGGTCAAGGACAAAAATCTGtgaaggatatatatatattgatctcTAGTATAACTATTAACATATGATGGGCCGAATAAATAGACCCATGCATGACGGCTATTTATTAGGCCCAATAAAAAGGCCCGTTTAACGAGAAATTATACATCGGCTAGAAAAGTCACCAAGGCCAtcggttttatttttttccggTGGAAAATGTGGAAGACACCAGAGAAGGGCGACGGCGAACAGAATACCACAGGCTTGTTCCCGCTCTTCCCTACTCAGGCGAACTCCGTCTCTGCTATTTCATCTGCTCCTCAATGGCTTCGCAACGCCAGCTTCACGACGGATCTCTCCGTCATCGACGCCGCACCTTCGACGGCTCCTTCCCTACCCGATGTCGAGGCTagcgaagaagaggaagaaggagacGCTTATAGAAACAATACTGAAGCTAATCAGCCTAGGGTTTACGATttgattgaagaagaagaaggatccGAGTCTGATGACGACGACaaggcgaagaagaagaagaagaagaagcggaAGAGGGATTCTGATGAGTACTATACGAAGCCTGCCAAGGATTATTACTTGGATACTCGTCCTGATCCGGATAATCTTGCTTATGGCTCCATCTACAGGTAGTTTACATCTCCACATGTATAGTGTGATTCTCTAGTATGTGTAAGGCGCTTtttaagtgtgtgtgtgtgtgtgtgtgtttgtattGTAGGATGAATGTTCCTCGTTATAAACTTGATAATTCTCAGAGAGGTTTTGAGTCAGGTTCTACGAAGCTTTATCTAAGGAATAGGCGTGGTTCTATGCTTGAAGCAGAGATTGATGTTAATTCATTGGACGGGAAAGCAAAGTCTGATAACAGATACTGGTATGCAAAGAATGCAGCCATGGAACGGAACAAGAATTTCAGGCGTATTCGTTTATCTGCTTCTTCTAGAGAGGCTGTTGATTCGTGCTTTGATCGTTTCATTCCTCTGGAGGAAGGTGAAGCTGTTCAAGAAAGCGAGGAGGAAGATGTGGAGTCTAAAGAGTCAGTGGTGGGAACGTCGTGGGAGGATGAGGTGTTGAATAAGACCCGAGAGTTTAACAGACAGACGAGGGAACACCCTCATGATGAGAAGGCGTGGCTGGCATTtgctgattttcaagataaggtTTCAAGTATGCAGTCTCAGAAAGGTGTTCGCTTGcagactttggagaagaagattAGTATACTTGAGAAGGCTTTTGAACTGAACCCAGATAGTGAAGAACTGTTGCTTGCGCTTCTCAAGGCGTACCGAAGTAGAGACAGCGCAGATGTGCTGATCAGTAGGTGGGAAAAAGCACTTATGCAGAACTCCTCGAGCTACAAGCTGTGGAGGGAGTTTCTACGTGTTGTTCAAGGGGAGTTCTCCAGATTTAAAGTATCAGAAGTGAGGAAGATGTATTCTTATGCAATCCAGGCACTCTTTTCTGCTTGCAGCAAGCGACATAGGCAGGTTCTTATCTTGTATACTGTTGCAAGTTATGTGGGGTCTATCCGTTCTTTCTTCGAACTTAGTTTTTTTCTAGTGTTTCCCGCTAGCTTCACGCTGACATTATTGATGATCTTCTTCTTAGCAGTTCGACATTATAAGGTCTGACTTTTTTGGTTGG is drawn from Brassica rapa cultivar Chiifu-401-42 chromosome A05, CAAS_Brap_v3.01, whole genome shotgun sequence and contains these coding sequences:
- the LOC103869657 gene encoding uncharacterized protein LOC103869657; this encodes MSSEPEYCTRVFWDAVDFPFPKGLAPETIYHRMKLILEKMGCINHYLSIMAYVSNSETFPDKSAYEKAGINIVTQPERHRFMLRDMAWWDADSGFLPNFGKITFMVIISQIEPSLLVFLEGLRNAYKVRLAVPDEDTSLSSSPNLLDNTVRFESLYKSLLLQEDLMTPMAREVVVPPLFYPPIQTKPPPLYYPPIQTSPLPSPPIQIYNSPGVFLDLPESLLLACDPYRLNSYIRTSLCFDDEFSIMAYVVDTETSSFPEGWVDAFTSLGITIIPQQAELGAPRAHKMSLDIVLWALDNTATYFQPRDLFVFSGNVKQGTDFYNALEALRDRYYNVRVLPLLETSWPHPHHQMSLRPKEEVVGFSHGLASLYKQNLKVCGVSVFWDVQGCPTDLSVILKALRNKGYRGMVVLIPYLDMDYQGDELFTYDGYACVPSIKVQGDKYTKVARMLLDILFWAMNHDDYARNLMLISQPSKDIDIFVQALEHRFFNVIFKPSHEVAIDHRFESLCKSPPHPNSQTRLKSPSRTLTDLTRERNSCPVRISWLVDTCPSKPSDFWNLFSSTLELKGYGGFESVIAYVEKGKIDDEVIKVCTKSGLHVRLTPDGDEFGKFNLMVTDMINLTYSCGPYNFLVISSKPFRDVLCDTVFEDLKSRGCNVLFETVDYMVTFGSTLWSAKSFLDTSFTDSSQALA